A stretch of Thermanaerothrix sp. DNA encodes these proteins:
- the pepF gene encoding oligoendopeptidase F: protein MSAKTMVITAALLAALSTSAAAGSLPERKDVPAEFKWRLEDIYPDEGAFEADFKALKGRMGEVDRFRGRLASSAEELAECLKLRDQLSITMGKLYAYAVMRSHEDTSDPKRQALADRASSLSTELETRCSFIVPEITQMDPKKLAQFMEHPSLRDHRFFLSEIARKRSHVLSQREEEMLALAGEALEAPEQAFSMLTNADMTFSPIRDESGNQTDMSEERYYRFVRSKDRRVRKEAYDSLYDAYGRFPNTLGATFGGMLKGSLFLAKARKYPSVLAMALDDDAIPEEVYHNLVKTVESRLEPLHRYVKFRAKALGLEKVEPYDLYVPLAEEPKTDIPWEEAKAMVLKALKPLGEDYVKTAREGMEKGWIDVMENKGKRGGAYSWGSYGTHPYILMNYNGTLNDVFTLAHELGHSMHTYYSNLHQPYPTSDYSIFVAEVASTFNEMLLLDHLIKNAKDPNEKRYLINYQLDQIRGTLYRQAMFASFEREVHRRYGEGEPVTAKELKELWEKLNRDYHGGSFHVEPKLLMEWARIPHFYSPFYVFQYATGISAAISLSRAVLSGDPAAREKYLEMLKKGGSKHPMELLREAGVDMGSPKPIEDAIDLFDRRLRELEDMERR, encoded by the coding sequence ATGAGCGCGAAGACCATGGTCATCACGGCGGCGCTGCTGGCCGCCCTCTCCACCTCCGCCGCGGCGGGGAGCCTTCCGGAGAGGAAGGACGTGCCGGCGGAGTTCAAGTGGAGGTTGGAGGACATATACCCCGACGAAGGGGCCTTCGAGGCGGACTTCAAGGCCTTGAAGGGCCGAATGGGGGAGGTGGACCGATTCAGGGGGCGTCTTGCGTCCTCAGCGGAGGAGCTGGCGGAGTGCCTCAAGCTCCGGGACCAGCTCTCCATAACCATGGGCAAGCTCTACGCCTACGCGGTGATGAGAAGCCACGAGGACACCTCGGACCCCAAGCGGCAGGCCCTGGCGGACAGGGCGTCGTCCCTCTCCACCGAGCTTGAGACCCGGTGCAGCTTCATAGTGCCGGAGATAACCCAGATGGACCCCAAGAAGTTGGCCCAGTTCATGGAGCACCCGTCACTGCGGGACCACCGGTTCTTCCTGTCCGAGATAGCCCGTAAACGGTCCCACGTGCTCTCCCAGCGGGAGGAGGAGATGCTGGCCCTGGCGGGAGAGGCCCTGGAGGCCCCGGAGCAGGCCTTCTCCATGCTAACCAACGCGGACATGACCTTCTCCCCCATAAGGGACGAGAGCGGGAACCAGACGGACATGTCCGAGGAGCGGTACTACCGGTTCGTGAGGAGCAAGGACCGCCGGGTGCGGAAGGAGGCCTACGACAGCCTCTACGACGCCTACGGCCGGTTCCCCAACACCTTGGGCGCCACCTTCGGCGGGATGCTTAAGGGAAGCCTCTTCCTGGCCAAGGCCCGCAAGTACCCTTCGGTGCTCGCAATGGCGCTGGACGACGACGCCATACCGGAGGAGGTCTACCACAACCTGGTGAAGACCGTGGAGTCCCGCCTTGAGCCCCTGCACCGGTACGTCAAGTTCCGAGCCAAGGCCCTGGGCCTTGAAAAGGTGGAGCCCTACGACCTGTACGTGCCCCTGGCTGAGGAGCCCAAGACGGACATCCCCTGGGAGGAGGCCAAGGCCATGGTGCTTAAGGCCTTAAAACCCCTGGGAGAGGATTACGTCAAGACCGCCCGGGAGGGCATGGAAAAGGGCTGGATAGACGTGATGGAGAACAAGGGCAAGCGGGGAGGGGCCTACTCCTGGGGGAGCTACGGAACCCACCCGTACATACTCATGAACTACAACGGCACCCTAAACGACGTGTTCACCCTGGCCCACGAGCTGGGGCACTCCATGCACACCTACTACAGCAACCTGCACCAGCCCTACCCCACCAGCGACTACAGCATATTCGTGGCGGAGGTGGCCTCCACGTTCAACGAGATGCTCCTGCTGGACCACCTCATAAAGAACGCCAAGGACCCCAACGAAAAGCGCTACCTCATAAACTACCAGTTGGACCAGATAAGGGGCACCCTCTACAGACAGGCCATGTTCGCCTCCTTTGAGCGGGAGGTGCACCGCCGCTACGGGGAAGGGGAGCCCGTGACGGCCAAGGAGCTGAAGGAGCTGTGGGAGAAGCTGAACCGGGACTACCACGGCGGGTCCTTCCACGTGGAGCCCAAGCTACTGATGGAGTGGGCCAGGATCCCCCACTTCTACAGCCCCTTCTACGTGTTCCAGTACGCCACGGGCATATCCGCCGCCATATCCCTAAGCCGCGCCGTGCTGTCCGGGGACCCTGCCGCCAGGGAGAAGTACCTTGAGATGCTGAAGAAGGGGGGCTCCAAGCACCCCATGGAGCTCCTCAGGGAGGCGGGGGTGGACATGGGCTCGCCCAAGCCCATAGAGGACGCCATAGACCTCTTCGACCGGCGCTTAAGGGAGCTGGAGGACATGGAGCGCCGGTAG